TAGAATAAAAAGGGCAGATTTTAGTAATTGTAGAATCTACTTACATGAATTTCTACATATTAAAAtagtattgtatttatttttgtatatgtttgttatgtaatatattttgaaaatctatTTGTATCTAGATAATTCGTTTTACTTATATATAAAGACTATTCAAAATGCAACTTAAAATATTACAGTAAAGATGAATTATGCAtacatataataattattaatattttgccacATAGATTTGAAGTATTTtgggtaaaataaataaatattagatgtCAGCCAATACTTCTCTTGGCTTCCATACCCCAAATAATAATGAAGATATGACATATAAAATGGGTGGTTACATCTAAAACAGTTCTTCTACAGACTATTTTAAGTTCATTTATTAGGAAAGGAGAATAGGTAAAAATCTAAAGGTATAACTTCCATTTCAGGGCTACAGTAAGGAAGAACATATTTAGCCCAAAATACAAGGAAGGAATAATAGTAAGAATCAGAAaccaataaaatatacatatatctggcataaacagagaaaatcaatagaTCAGAAATCTAGTTCCGTAAAAAGTTTAAGAATATCTATAAAAAAACTTAGCAACACCaatcaagaataaagaaggaaaatacaaaatttatattaataatgaaaacaggTAATTTCACATAGGTCCTATTGACAATATAAAAGATAAGCGGATACAATGAATATGGTAAacaaccttttttgttttttacagtaaagttgaaaacagatgaaatggacagattctttgaaaaaaacactAGTTTCCAGAACTTaaacaagaaagggaaaagctgGATAGTTCATCTGTTAACaaaatttaattcataattttaaaaaaggagccCTCAAATCAAAGTAAACTCTAATCTAAGAGGCCACATTTGTGATTTATATTAAgcagttaagaaaaaataataccaatattACACATAGTTTGTTAGAGAATAAAACAATTCGCCATGTGTGTTACTTAACCGGATGATTACATTATGAGACACAGTAACCAAATGGTTAATATCttatgaacatagacacaaacatataaaaaatagcAAGTAGACTACAgtgatatataaaaaggataatacattatGACCAAGTGACATTTATCCTAAGAATACACGGTTTTCAAAAATCATGAATATAATTCCCCTGACACGGAGGGAAAACTACATGATCACCTCGATAGATAAAATCCTAATCTTTTCATCACAAAACCTCTgagtaaactagaaatagaggaTACTACCTTGAATTGATAGACACATAAAAATGCTATAGGTAACAttacaacaatgaaaaaattgTTGGACATTTCCCTCAGTGACATGTAAAGTTCAGGATGTCCCTATCAATACTTCTTTCAAAAATTGTAAGAGATATCTAAGACAGTggcatatagaaagaaaaaaaaggaaaagtataaaaatttgaaaggataaagtaaaaataccactatttgaaaatgatatggttgagttaatatataaaaggataccagacagaagatcaatatacaaaactgAATTCCTACCTACTTGAAAAAACaatctatataaattttaaatatcattcaCATCAAACAATCAAGATGTATAATTAAGTgtcaaatatgtaaaaataaataaaatactttcgaGGTTTCTACTCTGAAAACTTCAAAACATTGCAGAAAATTTCAAGtaaacctaaataaatagacCGTGTTCATTGATTACGAAACTCTATATTGTTAACAATTCTTTCCAAAGAAACATATTGACTCAGCACAATTCTAGTCAAATATTAGTAGGTTTtattgcagaaattgacaagtagATGGTATACtttatgtggaaatgcaaaagacctagaataagCGAGACAAGAAAAACATTGCATGAACTACACCATTAGATTTCATGACTAACTCTAAAGCAACATTTATTCAGCAGAGTGGTACTAACACAATGTTGGAAGAAGTGATTGAAAGGACATGGCCATTGATTGACCCAAGATTTGGATCCAGGCAATGGGAGGCTCATCACTacctcccctgtccttggaatgtagaAGAGCACTTAtatttctttggaaagataaacaaaatggataaaccttaGCTAGATTGACCCAGaagtaaaaaagagagagagagagactcaaaTGACTAGAAACTGTAAAGAGAGTTAATTACTACTAACATTGCACAAATAGAAAACATTGTAAGGGaacattatgaacaactttaaACCAAAAATTGgataaatgaaatggacaaattcctaggaaGACACAGTCTACTGAAACCGACTCAAGAGTAGACAATCTAAATAGAATCATAACAATTGAAAGATTGGTTTAAAAAGAGATAAGCCTAGGCCCAAATGGTTTCACTGCTAGTTTctaagaaacatttaaagaagaattagtatgggcttcctaggtggcgcagtggttaagaatccgcctgccaatgcaggggacatgggtttgagccctgctccagaaggatcccacatgccgtggagcaactaagtccgtgcgccacaactattgagcctgcactctagagcccctgagtcacaactattgagcccatgtgctgcaactaccgaagcccatgcacctagagcccgtgctccgcaaccagagaagccgcggcaataaggagcctgagtaccacaacaaagagtagcccccactcactgcaactaaaagaaagcccgcgcacagcaaaaaagacccaacacagtcaataaaattaattaactaattaattttaaaaaattgaagagatttagaaaaaataaaaaataaagaagaattagTACCAACTTTTCACaaactattcaaaaatatttatgagacGGAATACTTCTCAACTCATTTCATGAAGGTATTACTaccttgatatcaaaaccaaagatGTCACAGTAAAAATCACCATAAACCAATATTTGTTATCTGTGtggatgcaaaagtcctcaacaaatactagcaaaccaaacctAGTACCATATACAATGAATTACATACTATGACTTGTGAGGACTTTATCCCAGAAATGCCagattggtttaacatttgaaaaacaattaatgtaatacatctttgtaatagaataaaaagtaaaagatataTAATAAGTTtcctaaatgcagaaaaagcatttgaaaaaattcaacatcctacTCAACAAAATAGATATAGAAAGGGCATCTGTGAAAAACACGCATCTTACCTAATAGTGAAAAACACACTCTACCTATccttaagatcaagaacaagataaGCATGTCTACCCTCATcccttctattcaacattgtactggaagttctagctaggGCAATTAggatagaaaaaggaaataaaaggcattcagattgagaaggaagaagtaaaactatttctaGTCACAGATGTTATAATCTTTTCTATAGAAAATCTTAATCTACTAAAAGAAGATTAGATCTAATAAGGTCAACAGCATGGCAGAATGTAAGttcaatgtacaaaaatcagtGGTATTTATATGTACttacaatgaacaaaataaaaagaatttaagaaaacaattcaatttacaacagtattaaaagtaaatatttagaaaGATTTAACAAAAGGGCAAAACTTATActaggaaaactacaaaacattactgAATGAAATTAGAGGAGAtcatcaaaaaacattttttaaaaaagacctttaAGACAGTTTCTATTTATTAACGGAAAAATATTCCACGTGTAGAAATAAGATTTAACTATGTTAAGGTGGCAATACTTCTCAAATTAATCTACAAAGTCAAtgaaatccttatcaaaatctTAGTTGACTTCCTTGAGCAAAATGGCACTCTTAttctaaaactcatatggaatTACAAGGGACACAGAATAGCCAGAACAATCCTGTAAAAGAACAATAAAGTAGGAAAACTCACACTTCAAAACTTATCACAAAGCAACTGTAATCAAGACCATTTGGTTCTGAACATAAGGATAGACAGAAATATCAGTGGAATGGAATTGAGACTctagaaataaatgtatgtatctaTGATCAAGTGATTTTCAATacgggtgccaagaccattcaaccATTCAATGTGAAAACAgcatttcaataaatggtgctgggaatacTAGATAGCCATatgcaaaacagaacaaaacaaaacaaacaagcaaaaaatattttaaaatcttaacttgcacaaaaattatatacaaaaattaacttaaaatgaattaaaaatattaatgccaCAGATAAAACAATACAACTCAGAATAAAACCTAGGATAAATTTTTATGATCTCAGATTTGGCAGAGGATTATTAGATAGGACAAAAAAGCATGAgctacaaacaaaaaaaaaatagacttcatcaaaattaaaaatatatatattgtgcTTCAAGGATGCCACCAAGAAAGTGAAACGACAACCcagaaaatgggaggaaatatctgcaaaccatgtATATGATAATAGCCTTATgtctaaaatatatgaaataatagaAAGACAAAAAATCCAGTTAAAAATGGTCAagggatctgaatagatatttcttaaggaaaatagacagatagccaataagcacatgaaaagatgttttgaCATTATCGGTCATTAGTGAAATGATAAagcaacaatgaaatatcatttcaTACCCGCCAGGAACAGTTACAATTAAAAGGTCAAGCAAGGACAAGTGTTAACAAAGaggtggagaaatcagaaccctcgtacactgctgTGAGCATTTACAATTTGAAGCGACGTTGGTAAAGTCTGGCAATTACTCAAAGAATTAAACTGAATTACTATAGAATCTGGGAATTTCACTCTAAAAtaattacccaagagaaatgaaaatatgtctccacaccaaaatatatataagaatatgcatatcagcattatttataatagtcagaAGGTAGAAATAAACCAAATGTTTATCTGCCATCtgaatgataaataaaatgtgtaatatatattgTACTGAGTTTGAGGATTTGGGGAGTGATTAGGAAAAGGCTTAACATAAAATGGCAATAGCGCACACTGAGATTTCTTGGGCAGCACTTGGACAGCTTGGACAGTAGAGGAAGTCCCACACAGCAGGACTTTCCAGGGATAGTGGTCAGTGCCACCCCtccaaggggaaaaaaggcaaggaaacccCTGGGGCAAAGGGTAACTAGGGAGGGGCACATGTTTCTTGTATCTTTCAGTGGTATGGAAGGTAATCTCTGTGTCAGAGAGCCCGGAGGGGTAGCAGTGATTGGGAATATTTTCTAGCTTCTGGGTTTGTCTTATCTATAGCTAGCAGAAGTTGGGTGCAGCTTTGTGAGTATGGCAATCAGACAGTCTCTATATGGTTATAATTGTTTTTGTGTGGGATGGGTTTAAAGGAAGTGGATGTGAAGAATTTCAATTTGATGCCAGTGGGCTTGAGCTTGCGGTCCTACTTGCTgtgaagaagtaaagaaaataaaggtcAATACACAGGGGCTatctttagtccatttacacaaCACCATAAAATGAAGTatcattcagcaataaaaaggactGAAGTACTGAAACATGCTACATCagtatgctaagtaaaataaatcagccACAAAATACcacattatttattattgtattcATAGGGAAGTCCAAAATAGGGACATCTAttgagacagaaaggagattagtgTTTCCTTAGGACTAGGTGGAGGATATGGGATAGAAGTGATTGTTAAAGAGTATGAAAGTTTTTTGAGATGATAAAAATTGTTTTGATGGTTACACTTATctgctaatatattttaaaacattgaattgtatattttaaatgagtgaattgtgtagtatgtgaattatatctcagaaagctgttgaatttttaaaaaatgaaacagtacTTAAGCAAACAaggcccccccaaaaaatttttttttcactttatggtatcttttttttttataaatttatttatttattggctgcattgggtctttgttgctgcacacaggctttcttctagttgcagcaagcagaggctactcttcattgtggtgcaagggctcctcattgtggatATGCTTGTTGCGGAGCTCTGGCtcttggcgcacaggcttcagtagttgttgcaggcgggctcaatagttgtggctcgcgggctttagagtgcaggctcagtagttttggcgcacgggcttagttcctccatggcatgtgggatccttctggagcagggctcaaacccatgtcccctgcattggcaggtggattcttaaccactgcaccacctaggaagtctctatggtatctttttttaattgaaatttggctgatttacaatgtttcaggtgtacagcaaagagattcagagagagatagatgtatatttttttctttttcagattgtttttcattataggttattaaaagatattaaatatagttctctgttctatacagtaggtccttcttagttacctattttgtatatagtagtatgtatctgttaatcccaaattcctaatttatccctccacccccctttccctttgataaccataagtttgttttctatgtctgtaagtctatttctgtttggtaaatatgttcctttgtatcatttttttaaaattccatatgtaATGTttatctctgtctgacttacttcacttagtatgataatctataggtccatccatgttgctgcaaatggtattatttcattcttttttatggctgagtaatattccattgtatatctataccacatcttctttatccattctctttctttggacatttaggttgcttccatgtcctggctattgtaaatagtgctgctacaaatactgaggtgcatgtatcttttttatttagaattggcatcttttccagatatatgcccaggagttagattactggatcatatggtaactctatttttggatttttaatgaacctccatgctaaaaacatatttttttaaagtgaagaagtAGAGAAAGATGTACCATGTtatcactaatcaaaagaaagctagataagctatattaatttcagaagaTAAAAAATTATCAAGGATAAAGAAAGGCATTACATTTTgataaaatgatttcaaaaaagACATTATAAATCTTAATAGCTGTGCACCTGACAACAAAGCACTAAATATCTGGGTTAAAACTTATAGAACGACAAGAATAGAGAAATTCACTATGATACTTGGAGCTTTTCTTTCAGTAACTAACATATCAAAAACAAGCAGAGAATGGATGGAACTCTGGGTCTCAGAAGTATCTATACTACTCAGAGAAGAAAGGCCTCTGTAGGTTCCTAGACATAGAAACATAATGGTTTCTGGATTGAGAGCTACCCAAATCAGTTCAATTATTCTGGCTCAAGTTGTCTTCCTTTCACACCTCTGAATGTGTGCTGAGATTCcttcagttatcttttttttttttttttgatagaagtCTTTCCTgctggaaatatttttctctcttaaacagaaaatttgaaagtagtttaaaaatattttcatattaaggTCAATTTTGTGGGAAATACTGTTGATCTAGACTGCAAAATCCATATTAGACCTGGAGTCTTCTTGAAATCCAAATCTTTTTCATAACTTGAGGGCTTCCCAAGGTATAACTAATAACTTCATTAGAATGTTGACTTGACTCTTTTAGTCTCATAAACATTTTCTACTAACTATTAAAAGAAAAGTCATAGTTCTGCTAAAAATAGCCTAACCTGGGTTTAGTGACCATATTCTCTAGTATGTCAACATGAATATAAGTCAAAACCATGCTTTTATTCTCTATAGTGAAAAGATACAGATTACTATTGTTGTATTATAGTACTATCAATACTATAATACTACTACTATCCTAAGAACAAAATATGATTTGtaatatttaaattcaaataactACATTAACATGAAATACTCTTGTTAACAAAAAGACGGGGAAGGAATGGTGTGTTTTTGAGTTTCTTTCACCTAAACTTCCTGTTGCTTGAATTTCTTGAGGATTCTGTCACCAATCTGCTTGGTCTTGACACTATAGACAATGGGGTTCATGAGGGGTGGCACCAGCAAGTAGACATTGGCCATGAGCACATGGACAATTGGGGAAACATTCTGCCCATAGCGACGGATCATAGACAGTCCAATCATCGGTGTGTAGAAGGTGAGTACAGCACAGATGTGAGAGATGCAGGTGTTGAGGGCTTTCACCCTCTCTCTCTTGGAGGCTATACTCAACACTGTGCCAAGGATAAGGATATAGGAAAGGAGAAGGAGCACTGAATCAAGTCCCATGGAGCAGATGACCACCATGAGGCCATAGATGCTGCTGACTCGACGGCTGGATACAGTTGTCTTTATGAGGTCTTGGTGCAGGCAGAAGGGATAGGAAAGAATATTAATAGGATGATATTGAAGCCTCTTTaggaggaaggaggctggaaAGACCAGAGCCAAGGCCCTTCCAGTGACTGCCAAAGCAATCCCAATGATTACACCATTGGTTAAAATGGCTGAATAGCGCAGGGGCTCTCGGATTGCTACCAAGCGGTCAAAGGCCATAGCCAACAGCACAGCTGACTCCATAATTGAGAAAACATGAATGAAGTACATCTGGACCAGACAAGCATTGAAAGAGATCTCCCGGGCATGGAACCAGAAAACGCTGAACATGGTAGGCAAGGTTGTAGTGGATATGCCCAGGTCCGTAAGCGCCAGCATTGACAGAAAGTAATACATTGGTTGGTGGAGGATAGGCTCAGTTCTGATGATAAATAGAATGGTAATGTTCCCTGCAACTGAGGTGGCATAAACCAAGAAAATGGAGAGGGAAATCAAGCCATGTCTGCTTTCAAGGCCTGAGAAGCCTGTCAGGAGGAAGCGAGGGTATAGGGCAGAGCTATTGAAGACAGACATTGTGCTGATGGAGGCACCTTCAGTCTAGGTGGGGAGATAAGAACATGGAACAGTTAGGGTAAATATTAATACTGCAAAAAGAAACAGTGCTCGGATGCATGCTGCTCTGTTTCCTGTTTTCAGTCACTCCTATGCTCATTATATATAATTACCacctgtatttattattttaccaatcattttattctttcttcattgcACATTTGTTGGGAAAATATGTTAGTAAAGGAAATCTGGTAGTGCTAAAATATAGAGAAACATATAAGAAATGCCTTCAAATACTTACAATCTAGAGGACAGAGagagctaaaattaaaataaagtgttaGTTTAATGCAAGGCCCTTTAAAACGCAGAAAGAGGACGCTAACTTGACCCCTAGAGGTAAGGGAAGATTTAATGAGGGCGATTCTTGAATTAGGTCTCAAATGACAAATATGAGGTAGATGGAAACAAAGGGCTGCTTTGGGTATTCTGTGCTGATTGACACCATGTAAATGCAGAGAGGTATTAGTATTACAAATGTAAATCAATATAATTGAATAAAGCTTCAGGGTAGGGGAGCTCCTCAGATGGTTATTGGGGTTAAAACTGAATGTATGGACCAAAATTTCTGAAGGAACTTATGCATAATTATAAAGAGCTTGGACTTAATCTTAGAAGACACAAGATGggcattttaataaaaagtaaacagtTTGACCAGATTTGTATTATGTTGCTGTCAAACTAGAATCAAAGTTAAGAGTGATCTAAAGGTTGACAAAAGAGAAGGCAGcgaaatcatttaaaaagttattgtaGTAATGATAATTTTATAAAGGATGAAAGTCAAATGTAAGAGTGGGGATGATAAAGGATAATAGATATAAAACATGgggagaaaaaataacaaaatactcgTCAATGATCATATActaagaatgagaaaaagaaagaaacccaggaCAAGTTTAATTACTTGATAGAATTTGGTGTCATTTATtgaagcaaatgaacaaacaaaaattcaggaGGACCTACTTGAAAAGTTGGTGAAACCAGGGGATAAGCTTAATTCAGTTTGTTAGGATAAATTTGAAGCATGTGTGTTGAGGAGACAGTGTGGGTTTCATAGAAGGTTTTCAAAAGGGAAAGAACTCCTACTCAGAGAATTTGGAAGGATGCCTAATagagcaaggagagagaga
The genomic region above belongs to Hippopotamus amphibius kiboko isolate mHipAmp2 chromosome 9, mHipAmp2.hap2, whole genome shotgun sequence and contains:
- the LOC130829115 gene encoding olfactory receptor 51G2-like, with product MSVFNSSALYPRFLLTGFSGLESRHGLISLSIFLVYATSVAGNITILFIIRTEPILHQPMYYFLSMLALTDLGISTTTLPTMFSVFWFHAREISFNACLVQMYFIHVFSIMESAVLLAMAFDRLVAIREPLRYSAILTNGVIIGIALAVTGRALALVFPASFLLKRLQYHPINILSYPFCLHQDLIKTTVSSRRVSSIYGLMVVICSMGLDSVLLLLSYILILGTVLSIASKRERVKALNTCISHICAVLTFYTPMIGLSMIRRYGQNVSPIVHVLMANVYLLVPPLMNPIVYSVKTKQIGDRILKKFKQQEV